GCAAGAGAAAGATTTGAACTTCTTTCTCTGTGGTTTCCATACTTTTTTCTAGTAAAGGTTTTGGCAGTATATTCacctatttcttttttcttggctCAGAATGAGGATCGAACTCTTTGGGAGGCCACAACTACCTACGTTGAGATGAGCCCATTCATGTCAGCCCATAAAATTAAGAAGCCCATCTTGCTTATTCATGGCGAAGAGGACAACAATCCTGGAACCTTAACAATGCAGGTAAAAGTGTGAGTCCACTTTATATTTGAAAGTTTTCTTTACCAAAGATATTTATATCTTTTGAAGATTAATCTGCACAGTGTTCTTATAAGTCGGTGTCCTTTGTTCTTCTTGTTGCTGTTAGTTTGTACTACTTTTTTGCAATCTAAAGCCGCTTTCTTGTTTTAACTGTTGGCCTCACCACCAATGTTAGAGAATTtgattttcttgatttcttctATGTTATGCAGTCCGATCGATTTTTCAATGCTTTGAAAGGACATGGTGCACTTTCTCGTCTGGTTATTCTTCCCTTTGAGAGTCATGGCTATGCTGCACGTGAAAGCATAATGCATGTTCTCTGGGAGACTGACAGGTGGCTGCAAACATATTGTGTATTGAATAGTAGTGTTGATTCTAATACTTGTACAGACAACATTAAAGGTACAG
This sequence is a window from Coffea eugenioides isolate CCC68of unplaced genomic scaffold, Ceug_1.0 ScVebR1_1305;HRSCAF=2131, whole genome shotgun sequence. Protein-coding genes within it:
- the LOC113755209 gene encoding probable glutamyl endopeptidase, chloroplastic, coding for MSPFMSAHKIKKPILLIHGEEDNNPGTLTMQSDRFFNALKGHGALSRLVILPFESHGYAARESIMHVLWETDRWLQTYCVLNSSVDSNTCTDNIKGTEGSESKVVDAAEGVRELEDQQKITLYYSQRSSL